The following coding sequences are from one Paenibacillus stellifer window:
- the rplM gene encoding 50S ribosomal protein L13, which yields MRTTYMAKPNEVERNWHIIDAEGKTLGRLASEAAALIRGKHKPQFTPHVDTGDFVIVINAEKIHLTGKKLQNKKYYRHSLHPGGLKVTNAQDLLNTKPERVIESAVHGMIPKTRQGNAMKLRLKVYAGTEHPHAAQKPEVYELRG from the coding sequence ATGCGTACCACCTACATGGCGAAGCCGAACGAAGTAGAACGCAACTGGCATATCATCGATGCCGAAGGCAAAACACTCGGCCGTCTGGCAAGTGAAGCCGCTGCTCTGATCCGCGGCAAGCACAAACCGCAATTCACACCTCATGTTGACACTGGCGATTTCGTTATCGTCATCAACGCTGAGAAGATCCACCTGACTGGCAAGAAGCTGCAGAACAAGAAATACTACCGTCACTCGCTGCATCCGGGCGGCCTGAAAGTAACGAACGCTCAGGACCTGCTGAACACCAAGCCGGAGCGCGTAATCGAATCTGCCGTACATGGCATGATTCCTAAGACTCGTCAAGGCAATGCTATGAAGCTGAGACTGAAAGTCTATGCCGGCACCGAGCATCCACACGCAGCACAAAAACCTGAAGTTTACGAACTTCGCGGATAA